Proteins from a genomic interval of Actinoalloteichus hymeniacidonis:
- the rbfA gene encoding 30S ribosome-binding factor RbfA translates to MADVARARRLAKRIAQIVASALEREVKDPRLARVTITDAKVTPDLRDATLYYTVIGESVDAPPDVASAAAALESAKGVLRSLVGQQTGIRFTPTLTFAADTVPEAAKSMDELLARAREADAEVARLASGATFAGEADPYKSTDMDDDEEDLLDDDREEGADSADGGDAAARDAATKPRDGADSER, encoded by the coding sequence GTGGCCGATGTGGCCCGCGCCCGCAGGCTCGCCAAGCGGATCGCCCAGATCGTGGCCTCCGCGTTGGAACGTGAGGTCAAGGACCCGAGGTTGGCGAGGGTGACGATCACCGACGCCAAGGTCACGCCCGACCTGCGAGACGCCACGCTGTATTACACGGTGATCGGTGAGAGCGTCGATGCACCGCCGGATGTGGCCTCGGCCGCCGCGGCGTTGGAGAGCGCCAAGGGCGTGTTGCGGAGTCTGGTCGGACAGCAGACCGGTATCCGCTTCACTCCGACGTTGACCTTCGCGGCCGACACCGTTCCCGAAGCCGCCAAGAGCATGGACGAGCTGCTGGCCAGGGCACGCGAGGCCGATGCCGAGGTGGCCCGGCTGGCCTCCGGCGCGACGTTCGCGGGCGAAGCCGACCCGTACAAGTCCACGGACATGGACGACGACGAGGAGGACCTGCTCGACGACGACCGCGAGGAGGGTGCCGACTCGGCGGACGGCGGGGACGCCGCAGCCCGAGACGCGGCGACCAAGCCTCGTGATGGGGCGGATTCCGAGCGTTGA
- the infB gene encoding translation initiation factor IF-2 produces the protein MAGKARVHELAKELGVTSKEVLTKLQDLGEYVKSASSTVEAPVARRLRDAFPKGDGGRSRRSGPRPETSAKPGPPAPKSQSDESGTERPAVRPGPGMFKPGPAKPGPAKPAPQAEQQAAPAAPATPTPGPAPTPTPPPAKKPAAAAESAKPSGPAPTSGGPQAGGRAPMPGPRKPAPKPEQTPSPQQRGPERPGGNRPGGNRPAPGGSVVPPRPQSPKPGPRAPRPGNNPFGVGGASPRPAGPRSGGQGGSGGPGGSGGPGGGAPRPGGNRPERGAPRSDRGGSSGGARPSGPAGGGGGNRPNPGMMPPRPNPGMMPSGRPSGGPGGGGGRPGGGRPGGGGGRPGGPGGGGGRPGGGGGGGYRGGGGGGGYRGGPGGGGGAPGAGAPPAGGFRGRPGGGGNRGRGGAAGAFGRPGGPARRGRKSKRQKRQEFDNMQAPSVGGVRLPRGNGETVRLPRGASLTDFAEKINANPAAMVQAMFHLGEMVTATQSVSDEVLGLLGQEMNYTIQVVSPEEEDRELLDTFDITYGEDAGNEDDLEFRPPVVTVMGHVDHGKTRLLDTIRKTNVQEGEAGGITQHIGAYQVKLDMGEQERLITFIDTPGHEAFTAMRARGANSTDIAVIVVAADDGVMPQTVEAINHAQAANVPVVVAVNKIDKQGANPQRIRQQLTDYGLVAEEYGGETMFVDISARQGTNIESLLEAIVLTADATLDLRANPNMEAQGVAIEAHLDRGRGPVATVLVQRGTLRVGDSIVAGDAYGRVRRMVDEFNEDIIEATPSRPVQVIGFTSVPGAGDTFLVVDEDRVARQIADRRQARMRNAQFASRRKRVSLEDLDKALKETSQLNLIIKGDNSGTVEALEAALLKIDVGDEVELRVIDRGVGGITKANVDLAIASDAIILGFNVRAEGKVVDQATHEGIDIRYYSVIYRAIEEIEQALKGMLKPEFEEVELGRAEVREVFKSSKIGTIAGCMVLGGEVRRRSKARLLRDNVVVSEGLSVSTLRRFKDDVTEVREGFECGLTLGSYSDLRVGDVIETYEMREKKRS, from the coding sequence GTGGCAGGCAAGGCCCGCGTGCACGAGCTCGCAAAAGAGCTCGGCGTCACGAGCAAAGAAGTACTGACCAAGCTCCAGGACCTCGGCGAGTACGTGAAGTCGGCGTCCTCCACGGTGGAGGCGCCGGTCGCCCGCAGACTGCGGGACGCATTCCCGAAGGGTGACGGAGGACGGTCTCGTCGGAGCGGACCCCGCCCCGAGACCTCGGCGAAGCCGGGTCCGCCCGCGCCGAAGTCCCAGTCCGACGAGTCGGGCACGGAGCGCCCTGCGGTGCGCCCCGGTCCCGGGATGTTCAAGCCCGGTCCGGCCAAGCCTGGACCGGCCAAGCCTGCGCCGCAGGCGGAGCAGCAGGCCGCCCCGGCGGCTCCCGCGACTCCGACCCCCGGCCCGGCTCCGACCCCGACACCTCCGCCTGCGAAGAAGCCCGCAGCAGCGGCCGAGTCGGCCAAGCCCAGTGGACCCGCCCCGACGTCGGGCGGACCGCAGGCAGGCGGACGTGCGCCGATGCCCGGCCCGCGCAAGCCTGCGCCGAAGCCGGAGCAGACCCCGTCGCCGCAGCAGCGCGGCCCGGAGCGTCCGGGCGGCAACCGTCCGGGTGGAAACAGGCCCGCCCCTGGTGGGTCGGTGGTTCCCCCGAGGCCGCAGTCGCCGAAGCCAGGCCCGCGTGCACCTCGGCCGGGTAACAACCCGTTCGGCGTCGGCGGTGCCTCGCCGCGACCGGCGGGCCCCCGTTCCGGCGGCCAGGGCGGCAGTGGCGGCCCCGGCGGCAGCGGTGGTCCCGGTGGCGGTGCGCCGCGTCCCGGCGGTAACCGGCCCGAGCGCGGTGCACCGCGTTCCGACCGAGGTGGCTCCTCCGGTGGCGCCCGTCCCTCGGGTCCCGCAGGCGGTGGCGGCGGCAACCGGCCCAACCCGGGCATGATGCCGCCTCGGCCCAACCCCGGCATGATGCCGTCCGGTAGGCCCTCCGGTGGTCCCGGCGGCGGTGGCGGTCGTCCCGGCGGCGGTCGCCCCGGTGGCGGCGGCGGCCGGCCGGGTGGTCCCGGTGGCGGCGGTGGTCGTCCCGGTGGCGGCGGCGGTGGCGGTTACCGAGGCGGCGGCGGTGGCGGCGGCTACCGAGGCGGCCCCGGCGGTGGCGGCGGCGCTCCCGGTGCAGGTGCTCCGCCCGCAGGCGGCTTCCGTGGCCGTCCCGGCGGTGGCGGTAACCGAGGTCGGGGTGGCGCGGCGGGTGCCTTCGGGCGTCCCGGCGGTCCGGCTCGACGCGGCCGCAAGTCGAAGCGGCAGAAGCGTCAAGAGTTCGACAACATGCAGGCGCCCTCGGTCGGCGGCGTCCGGCTGCCCCGGGGTAACGGCGAGACGGTCCGGCTGCCCCGAGGTGCCTCGCTCACCGACTTCGCCGAGAAGATCAACGCCAACCCGGCCGCGATGGTCCAGGCGATGTTCCACCTCGGTGAGATGGTGACGGCGACTCAGTCGGTCTCCGACGAGGTCCTGGGCCTGCTCGGCCAGGAGATGAACTACACGATCCAGGTCGTGAGCCCGGAGGAGGAGGACCGAGAGCTCCTCGACACCTTCGACATCACCTACGGCGAGGACGCGGGCAACGAGGACGACCTCGAGTTCCGTCCGCCGGTGGTGACCGTCATGGGTCACGTCGACCACGGTAAGACCCGACTGCTGGACACGATCCGCAAGACCAACGTCCAGGAGGGCGAGGCAGGCGGCATCACCCAGCACATCGGTGCCTACCAGGTGAAGCTCGACATGGGCGAGCAGGAACGTCTGATCACCTTCATCGACACCCCCGGTCACGAGGCGTTCACCGCCATGCGTGCCCGTGGTGCGAACTCGACGGACATCGCGGTGATCGTGGTCGCCGCCGACGACGGCGTCATGCCGCAGACGGTGGAGGCCATCAACCACGCCCAGGCGGCGAACGTGCCGGTGGTCGTGGCGGTCAACAAGATCGACAAGCAGGGCGCCAACCCGCAGCGGATCCGTCAGCAGCTCACCGACTACGGGCTGGTCGCCGAGGAGTACGGCGGCGAGACGATGTTCGTCGACATCTCGGCGCGACAGGGCACCAACATCGAGAGCCTTCTCGAGGCCATCGTGCTGACGGCGGACGCGACGTTGGACCTGCGGGCCAACCCGAACATGGAGGCCCAGGGTGTCGCGATCGAGGCGCACCTCGACCGCGGCCGTGGCCCGGTGGCGACCGTGCTGGTCCAGCGCGGAACGCTGCGGGTGGGCGACTCGATCGTCGCGGGCGACGCCTACGGGCGGGTCCGTCGGATGGTCGACGAGTTCAACGAGGACATCATCGAGGCGACTCCGTCGCGTCCGGTGCAGGTCATCGGCTTCACCTCGGTTCCGGGTGCGGGTGACACCTTCCTCGTCGTCGACGAGGACCGGGTCGCCAGGCAGATCGCGGACCGCAGGCAGGCCCGGATGCGCAACGCGCAGTTCGCGTCGCGGCGCAAGCGGGTCAGCCTGGAGGACCTGGACAAGGCCCTCAAGGAGACCAGTCAGCTCAACCTGATCATCAAGGGCGACAACTCGGGTACCGTCGAGGCACTCGAGGCCGCGCTCCTGAAGATCGATGTGGGCGACGAGGTGGAGCTCCGGGTCATCGACCGGGGCGTCGGTGGCATCACCAAGGCCAACGTCGACCTCGCGATCGCCTCCGACGCCATCATCCTGGGCTTCAACGTCCGGGCCGAGGGCAAGGTGGTCGACCAGGCCACCCACGAGGGCATCGACATCCGGTACTACTCGGTCATCTACCGGGCGATCGAGGAGATCGAGCAGGCTCTCAAGGGCATGCTCAAGCCGGAGTTCGAAGAGGTCGAGCTGGGTCGCGCCGAGGTCCGCGAGGTCTTCAAGTCCTCGAAGATCGGTACGATCGCCGGTTGCATGGTGCTCGGTGGCGAGGTTCGCAGGCGGAGCAAGGCCAGGCTGCTTCGGGACAACGTGGTCGTGTCCGAGGGGCTCAGTGTCTCGACGCTGCGGCGCTTCAAGGACGACGTCACCGAGGTCCGCGAGGGCTTCGAGTGTGGTCTGACGCTCGGTTCGTACTCCGACCTCCGGGTCGGCGACGTGATCGAGACCTACGAGATGCGCGAGAAGAAGCGCTCCTGA
- the rimP gene encoding ribosome maturation factor RimP — translation MPAGRGAATSAELEPLIAQALVALGFELDSLDIGRAGNRRVVKVVVDSETGIGLDDIASASRAVSSVLDGQDDETDSLFGGPYTLEVTSPGVDRPLTKPRHWRRARRRLVTVRLADGGDLTGRVGACDEDGVTLLVDRTLRRLAFAEVERATVEVEFRPPAEEDLLLLGDEAEHDRQAAGVDQDAHAEGVRSNTEEKSQ, via the coding sequence GTGCCCGCAGGACGGGGCGCCGCGACATCGGCGGAGTTGGAACCCCTGATCGCCCAGGCCCTCGTCGCGCTCGGTTTCGAGCTCGACTCACTGGACATCGGGCGTGCGGGCAATCGACGTGTCGTCAAGGTCGTGGTGGATTCGGAGACCGGAATCGGTCTGGACGACATCGCCTCGGCCAGCAGAGCGGTGTCCTCGGTGCTGGACGGCCAGGACGACGAGACCGATTCGTTGTTCGGCGGCCCCTACACACTCGAGGTCACCTCGCCGGGCGTCGACCGGCCGCTGACCAAGCCGAGGCACTGGCGACGGGCTCGTCGCAGGCTGGTCACGGTGCGGCTCGCCGACGGCGGTGACCTGACGGGACGCGTCGGTGCCTGTGACGAGGACGGGGTCACACTCCTGGTCGACCGGACGCTGCGCCGCCTGGCATTCGCCGAGGTGGAGCGCGCGACGGTGGAGGTGGAGTTCCGGCCACCCGCCGAGGAGGACCTCCTGCTGCTGGGCGACGAGGCAGAACACGACCGGCAGGCTGCCGGCGTGGATCAGGACGCGCACGCCGAGGGCGTGCGGTCGAATACGGAGGAGAAGTCGCAGTGA
- a CDS encoding aminotransferase class V-fold PLP-dependent enzyme has product MHEAFGEQFQIQPGYLNTASTGVPPLRVGRRVASAVEDWYTAAHPNASFDAEVDAARAAFATLVGADPDRVAIGSAVSSLIGMVAAGVPDGTRVLTAAEEFGSVVRPFAVHADRGVTITEVDLEALPERVADHDLVTVSVTQSRDGRTVDLAALRAAAERTGARVLLDVSQAAGWQPLSLGWADWLVGVSHKWLLSTNGACWLACSERGLAEARPSAASWYAADDRWNNLYGASAALHPGARGLDTSPIWHAHLGAAEALPWLVSLDLASVRAHCVGLADLLLERLDLAPRDSAIVALDLPDGAGSLAEQGIAASVRSGRVRLSFHLYNTEEDVDRVVRALRS; this is encoded by the coding sequence GTGCATGAGGCCTTCGGCGAGCAGTTCCAGATCCAGCCCGGCTACCTGAACACCGCGTCCACCGGAGTCCCACCGCTGCGGGTGGGCAGGCGGGTCGCCTCGGCCGTCGAGGACTGGTACACCGCCGCCCATCCCAATGCCTCCTTCGACGCGGAGGTGGATGCGGCCCGCGCCGCATTCGCCACGCTGGTCGGCGCGGATCCGGACCGGGTGGCCATCGGCTCGGCGGTGTCGAGTCTGATCGGGATGGTCGCCGCCGGGGTGCCCGACGGGACCAGGGTGCTGACGGCCGCCGAGGAGTTCGGCAGTGTGGTGCGACCGTTCGCGGTCCACGCCGACCGGGGAGTCACCATCACCGAGGTCGACCTCGAGGCGCTTCCCGAGCGGGTCGCCGACCACGACCTGGTGACGGTGTCCGTCACGCAGTCCCGCGATGGACGCACCGTGGATCTGGCGGCCCTACGCGCGGCCGCGGAGCGGACCGGTGCTCGAGTCCTGCTGGACGTCAGCCAGGCCGCCGGTTGGCAGCCGCTGTCGTTGGGTTGGGCCGACTGGTTGGTCGGGGTCTCGCACAAGTGGCTGCTCAGCACCAACGGGGCCTGCTGGCTGGCCTGCTCGGAACGAGGGCTGGCCGAGGCCCGGCCGTCGGCTGCGAGCTGGTACGCCGCCGACGACCGCTGGAACAATCTCTACGGGGCGTCCGCCGCACTCCATCCCGGAGCCAGGGGCCTGGACACCTCCCCGATCTGGCATGCGCATCTCGGCGCGGCCGAGGCGCTGCCCTGGTTGGTGAGTCTGGACCTCGCCTCGGTGCGCGCACACTGCGTCGGCCTGGCCGACCTGCTGTTGGAACGACTCGACCTGGCCCCGAGGGACTCCGCGATCGTCGCGCTGGATCTGCCCGACGGTGCGGGCAGCTTGGCCGAACAGGGCATCGCGGCCTCGGTTCGATCGGGCAGGGTCCGGTTGTCCTTCCACCTCTACAACACCGAGGAGGACGTCGACCGTGTGGTGCGTGCGCTTCGAAGCTGA
- a CDS encoding GNAT family N-acetyltransferase — protein MSETPSPRSPESTDATGPSGSASWSTRAERHGDGPEIRRVNVAAFETEEEADLVDALRADPAWRPGLSLVAVDDGDRIIGHVLLTRCHIDGEPALALAPVAVLPEQQGRGVGASMIRAALAAARAQGEGTVIVLGHPEYYPRFGFVPASRFGIRPPQDWPDEAFLALPLVENDSPPAGTVRYPAPFGID, from the coding sequence TTGTCCGAAACCCCGTCACCCCGGTCCCCAGAATCGACGGATGCCACCGGCCCGAGCGGATCCGCCTCGTGGTCGACGCGCGCCGAACGGCATGGCGACGGCCCCGAGATCCGTCGGGTGAACGTGGCGGCCTTCGAGACCGAGGAGGAGGCCGACCTGGTCGACGCGCTGCGGGCCGATCCGGCGTGGCGGCCCGGCCTGTCCCTCGTGGCCGTCGACGACGGGGACCGCATCATCGGTCACGTCCTGTTGACCCGGTGCCACATCGACGGCGAGCCCGCGCTCGCACTCGCCCCGGTGGCGGTGCTGCCCGAACAGCAAGGCCGCGGCGTGGGCGCCTCGATGATCCGTGCCGCCCTGGCGGCCGCCCGAGCACAGGGCGAGGGCACGGTGATCGTTCTCGGGCACCCGGAGTACTACCCGAGATTCGGCTTCGTCCCCGCCTCCCGGTTCGGCATCCGGCCACCGCAGGACTGGCCGGACGAGGCGTTCCTGGCGCTGCCGCTGGTCGAGAACGACAGCCCGCCTGCGGGGACCGTCCGCTATCCCGCGCCGTTCGGCATCGACTGA
- a CDS encoding YjbQ family protein: MLSEEIEVRTGGVEVVYDLTAECERFLASVNGNGRGGADGLLHLWVPHATAGLAVLETGAGSDDDLLAALRDLLPKDDRWRHRHGSPGHGRDHVLPALVPPHASVPVLDGRMALGTWQSVCLVDTNVDNPVRRVRLSFLPG, from the coding sequence GTGCTGAGTGAGGAGATCGAGGTCCGCACGGGCGGCGTGGAGGTCGTCTACGACCTGACCGCCGAGTGTGAGCGGTTTCTAGCGAGTGTGAACGGCAACGGCAGAGGTGGTGCCGACGGCCTGCTGCACCTGTGGGTGCCGCACGCGACCGCCGGGCTGGCCGTGCTCGAGACGGGCGCGGGCAGTGACGACGATCTGTTGGCCGCGCTGCGGGATCTGCTGCCCAAGGACGACCGCTGGCGGCACCGGCACGGCTCTCCGGGACACGGGCGGGATCATGTCCTGCCCGCGTTGGTTCCGCCCCATGCGAGTGTGCCGGTGCTCGACGGTCGGATGGCGCTGGGCACCTGGCAGTCGGTCTGCCTGGTCGACACCAACGTCGACAACCCGGTACGGCGCGTTCGACTCAGCTTCCTGCCGGGTTGA
- a CDS encoding DUF503 domain-containing protein, producing the protein MYVGALELDLLLGDVHSLKQKRSVVRPIIAELRKRFEVSVAESGHLDLHRRSLIGVAVVAADAQHVRTVLDACERTVAGRPEIELLAARQRLLGPEDE; encoded by the coding sequence GTGTACGTCGGTGCCCTGGAACTCGACCTGTTATTGGGCGATGTTCACTCGTTGAAGCAGAAGCGGTCGGTGGTCCGGCCGATCATCGCGGAGCTGCGCAAGCGCTTCGAGGTGTCGGTTGCCGAGAGCGGCCATCTCGATCTGCATCGTCGCTCGTTGATCGGGGTTGCGGTGGTCGCAGCCGATGCGCAGCATGTCCGCACGGTGCTGGATGCCTGTGAACGGACGGTGGCGGGTCGCCCCGAGATCGAATTGCTCGCGGCTCGTCAGCGATTGCTGGGGCCGGAGGACGAATAG
- the nusA gene encoding transcription termination factor NusA: MNVDIAALRAIERDKDIPFDTVLEAIESALLTAYRHTEGHHPHARIDIDRKSGMVRVLAYDLDAEGAVTEEWDDTPEGFGRIAATTARQVILQRLRDAEHERTYGEFAAKEGEILAGVVQRDARANARGMVVVQVGEIEGVIPPAEQVPTETYTHGSRIKCYVVGVSRGARGTQVTLSRTHPNLVRKLFALEVPEIADGVVEIPAVARESGHRSKIAVHSTVSGVNAKGACIGPMGARVRNVMSELGGEKIDIVDFSDDPASFVGNALSPAKVVSVQVVDERAKTARVIVPDFQLSLAIGKEGQNARLAARLTGWRIDIRSDAEPATPVQDLPISTSDSAGSPTAGSAE, encoded by the coding sequence GTGAACGTCGACATCGCCGCACTTCGGGCGATCGAGCGGGACAAGGACATCCCCTTCGACACGGTTCTCGAGGCAATCGAGAGCGCGCTCCTCACCGCATACCGGCACACCGAGGGGCACCACCCGCACGCCAGGATCGACATCGATCGCAAATCCGGCATGGTGCGGGTGCTGGCCTACGACCTCGACGCCGAGGGCGCGGTCACCGAGGAGTGGGACGACACCCCGGAGGGCTTCGGGCGGATCGCGGCGACCACCGCGCGACAGGTCATCCTGCAGCGGTTGCGCGATGCGGAGCACGAGCGCACCTACGGCGAGTTCGCCGCCAAGGAGGGCGAGATCCTGGCCGGGGTCGTGCAACGCGACGCCAGGGCCAACGCCAGGGGTATGGTGGTGGTCCAGGTCGGTGAGATCGAGGGAGTGATCCCGCCTGCGGAGCAGGTCCCCACCGAGACCTACACCCACGGAAGTCGCATCAAGTGCTACGTGGTCGGAGTGTCGCGGGGCGCCAGGGGCACCCAGGTCACCCTCTCGCGGACCCACCCGAACCTGGTGCGCAAGCTGTTCGCGCTGGAGGTCCCCGAGATCGCCGACGGGGTCGTGGAGATCCCGGCCGTCGCGCGTGAGTCGGGACACCGATCCAAGATCGCCGTTCACTCGACGGTGTCCGGGGTCAACGCCAAGGGCGCGTGCATCGGTCCGATGGGCGCACGGGTGCGTAACGTGATGAGCGAGTTGGGCGGTGAGAAGATCGATATCGTCGACTTCTCGGATGACCCGGCCTCGTTCGTCGGCAACGCGCTCTCACCCGCCAAGGTGGTATCCGTCCAGGTCGTGGACGAGCGCGCCAAGACCGCACGGGTGATCGTTCCCGATTTCCAGCTCTCGTTGGCGATCGGAAAAGAAGGACAGAACGCCAGGTTGGCGGCCAGACTCACCGGCTGGCGGATCGACATCCGCAGCGATGCGGAACCCGCCACACCGGTCCAGGACCTGCCGATCTCGACATCGGATTCCGCAGGCTCCCCAACGGCCGGTTCGGCTGAGTGA
- a CDS encoding YlxR family protein, producing the protein MSAIPERARPVRTCVGCRRRAVVSELLRVVAATGVVVPDPKRRLSGRGAWLHPDPKCLRLAERRRALPRSLRVPGPLDLSAVRTYLGVVEGVED; encoded by the coding sequence ATGTCAGCGATTCCAGAGCGCGCTCGTCCGGTACGGACCTGTGTCGGCTGTCGTCGCCGTGCGGTGGTATCCGAGCTGTTGAGGGTGGTGGCCGCGACCGGTGTCGTGGTCCCGGACCCCAAGCGAAGACTCTCGGGCAGGGGTGCCTGGCTGCATCCCGACCCGAAGTGCCTTCGGCTCGCCGAGCGACGTCGGGCTCTTCCCCGTTCGCTGCGCGTTCCGGGGCCGCTCGACTTGTCGGCGGTGCGGACGTATCTCGGTGTCGTCGAAGGTGTTGAAGACTGA
- a CDS encoding SDR family NAD(P)-dependent oxidoreductase, whose product MTFPVLEGKTAIVTGAAKGMGAATALLFAEAKAKVVVADIDEKLGRQTVAEIEAAGGTAIFHRVDISSSEDVAGLVAATVERFGRLDVAINNAALTPDDRPIADLDEDYWDRLIAIDLKGTALCMKHEIRQLLAQGDGGSIVNISSVSGFRPQPNNAAYVAAKHGVVGLTKTAAMENGGKGIRINSVAPGAIDTPMLRGALEQFGFDEHEYAAQLSLLERFGEAREVAQASLWLASDLSSYVTGTTLHVDAGYTSR is encoded by the coding sequence ATGACGTTCCCCGTTCTCGAAGGAAAGACCGCGATCGTCACCGGTGCCGCGAAGGGGATGGGCGCCGCGACGGCCCTGCTCTTCGCCGAGGCGAAGGCGAAGGTGGTCGTCGCCGATATCGATGAGAAGCTGGGCAGGCAGACGGTCGCCGAGATCGAGGCGGCGGGCGGTACCGCGATCTTCCACCGGGTGGACATCTCCTCCTCGGAGGACGTCGCCGGGTTGGTCGCGGCGACCGTGGAACGGTTCGGCAGGCTCGACGTCGCCATCAACAATGCGGCGTTGACCCCGGACGACCGGCCGATCGCGGATCTGGACGAGGACTACTGGGACCGGTTGATCGCAATCGACCTCAAGGGCACCGCGTTGTGCATGAAGCACGAGATCCGGCAGCTGCTCGCGCAGGGCGACGGCGGTTCGATCGTCAACATCTCCTCGGTCAGTGGGTTCCGTCCGCAGCCGAACAACGCCGCCTATGTCGCGGCCAAACACGGCGTCGTCGGCCTGACCAAGACCGCCGCGATGGAGAACGGCGGCAAGGGAATCCGGATCAACTCCGTGGCGCCGGGCGCCATCGACACGCCGATGTTGCGCGGCGCGTTGGAGCAGTTCGGTTTCGACGAGCACGAATACGCCGCGCAGCTCAGCCTGTTGGAGCGGTTCGGAGAGGCCAGGGAGGTGGCCCAGGCCAGTCTGTGGTTGGCATCGGATCTCTCGTCCTATGTCACCGGGACGACCCTGCACGTGGACGCCGGGTATACCAGCCGCTGA
- a CDS encoding ferritin-like domain-containing protein, with protein MIDRVPRATAGDDPTTEETSGSNEATLDLGDAVESVQQALGAEHAAVWAYGLAAAFTDASVAEALAEGTRIHTDRRDLVETALRAQGTDPAPTEAAYQPPEPVTDHASAVAMLVLTESDCAAGWRAVLERAQEPELRGITLEMLTDAALRATRWRRVAGQTPSTVPFPGSPS; from the coding sequence ATGATCGATCGTGTACCCCGCGCCACCGCAGGCGACGACCCGACCACCGAGGAGACCTCCGGTTCCAACGAGGCGACCCTCGATCTGGGCGACGCCGTCGAGTCGGTACAGCAGGCGTTGGGCGCCGAGCACGCCGCCGTGTGGGCCTATGGCCTGGCCGCTGCCTTCACCGACGCCTCGGTCGCCGAGGCGCTGGCCGAGGGCACCCGGATCCACACCGATCGCCGCGACCTCGTGGAGACCGCGCTGCGGGCGCAGGGCACCGATCCGGCCCCCACCGAGGCCGCGTATCAGCCGCCGGAGCCGGTCACCGACCACGCCTCGGCCGTGGCGATGCTGGTGTTGACCGAGTCCGACTGCGCGGCGGGCTGGCGCGCGGTGTTGGAGCGGGCCCAGGAGCCGGAGCTGCGCGGCATCACCTTGGAGATGCTCACCGACGCGGCCCTGCGCGCGACCCGTTGGCGGCGGGTCGCCGGTCAGACGCCGTCGACCGTTCCCTTCCCCGGCTCGCCATCGTGA